The Candidatus Scalindua japonica genome has a window encoding:
- the serB gene encoding phosphoserine phosphatase SerB, translating into MEDSDDFIVITVNGPDAKGIVSSFTSILSENEVRIVDIEQIVIHNLILLSMLLDFRQSKETQKSLLKDLLLEAKRLNVDLGFTVVSKDDQLKYDNNFLYAITCLGDKITADVLARISRAMYSENVNIERIRQLSQGELSCVEMIVNTNKSINVRDITRRLLSISSEFGVDIAVQKENIFRRSKRLVVMDMDSTLIQVEVIDELAKAAGRGDEVSAITRKAMNGEISFNESLDERVSLLAGLDEEALGEIYNNIPFTPGAKKFIKILKKIGYKTAVISGGFTFFTDRIKKELGLDYAFANNLEIKDGKITGRVTGRIINGEFKAKILEDIANKEEITLDQVVAIGDGANDLLMLDKAGLGIAFNAHKTVREKADYNISQKNMDSIIYLLGISEKEKNTI; encoded by the coding sequence ATGGAAGATTCGGATGATTTTATAGTAATAACGGTTAACGGGCCGGATGCGAAGGGTATTGTTTCATCTTTTACCTCAATACTATCTGAAAATGAGGTAAGAATAGTTGATATTGAACAGATTGTTATACACAATCTAATATTGCTCTCTATGTTATTAGACTTCAGACAAAGTAAGGAAACTCAAAAATCACTACTTAAGGATTTGTTGCTTGAGGCGAAAAGACTTAATGTTGATCTTGGCTTTACAGTTGTTTCAAAGGATGATCAACTGAAATATGACAATAATTTCCTGTACGCGATCACATGCCTGGGAGATAAAATAACAGCAGATGTACTTGCCAGGATTTCCAGGGCAATGTATTCTGAAAATGTTAATATTGAAAGAATTAGACAGCTCAGTCAGGGAGAACTTAGCTGTGTTGAGATGATTGTTAACACCAATAAATCAATAAATGTTCGCGATATAACAAGGAGGCTGCTATCCATAAGCTCCGAATTTGGCGTTGACATTGCCGTTCAAAAAGAGAATATATTCAGGAGGTCAAAACGGCTTGTTGTAATGGATATGGACAGTACTCTTATACAAGTTGAAGTTATTGATGAGCTTGCAAAGGCCGCCGGCAGAGGTGACGAAGTCAGCGCGATAACACGCAAGGCAATGAATGGTGAGATAAGTTTTAATGAGTCATTAGATGAGCGCGTGTCGCTTCTCGCTGGTTTAGACGAAGAAGCTCTAGGGGAAATTTACAATAACATTCCATTCACTCCGGGTGCTAAAAAATTTATAAAAATATTAAAAAAAATAGGCTATAAAACAGCCGTAATAAGCGGCGGTTTTACGTTTTTTACCGATCGAATAAAAAAAGAGCTTGGTCTTGATTACGCATTTGCCAATAACCTTGAAATAAAGGACGGCAAGATAACCGGCAGGGTCACGGGAAGGATTATCAATGGTGAATTTAAGGCAAAAATCTTAGAGGATATAGCAAATAAAGAGGAGATAACTCTGGACCAGGTAGTGGCAATCGGTGACGGTGCAAATGATCTACTAATGCTTGACAAGGCAGGTTTAGGAATAGCATTCAATGCTCACAAGACTGTCAGAGAAAAGGCGGACTATAACATATCACAAAAAAACATGGATTCTATAATATACCTTCTCGGCATTAGTGAAAAAGAGAAAAATACAATATAA
- a CDS encoding CV_2116 domain-containing protein: MNKQYKDYDLDTHSAKSYGKDEWMTAIHINKLSSDGYKTKAFYCKDAFDTKEEADDHSINLGKQIIDGEHPDHKLDF; the protein is encoded by the coding sequence ATGAATAAACAATATAAAGATTACGATTTAGACACTCACTCTGCAAAATCATATGGAAAAGATGAATGGATGACTGCCATTCATATTAACAAGCTAAGCTCCGATGGCTATAAAACAAAAGCGTTTTATTGCAAAGACGCTTTTGATACCAAAGAAGAAGCCGATGATCATTCAATAAATTTAGGTAAACAGATAATTGACGGTGAACATCCTGATCATAAACTTGATTTTTAG
- a CDS encoding peroxiredoxin yields the protein MSVLVTKEAPDFTAAAVLADGSIKEDFKLSDLRGKYVVLFFYPLDFTFVCPTEIIAHDKRLAEFKKRNVEVVAVSIDSQFSHHAWRNTPVNKGGIGEVQFPIVADVNHEITRAYGVEHPASIALRASFLIDKDGNVRHQTVNDLPLGRNVDEMLRVVDALQFHEKHGDVCPAGWQKGEDGMTPTADGVADYLSSHSDEL from the coding sequence ATGAGCGTATTAGTAACTAAAGAAGCACCCGATTTTACGGCTGCTGCCGTTTTAGCTGACGGTAGCATTAAGGAAGATTTTAAGTTATCCGATTTGAGAGGAAAGTATGTAGTATTATTTTTCTACCCACTGGACTTCACATTTGTGTGCCCAACAGAAATAATTGCGCATGATAAACGATTAGCTGAATTTAAGAAACGAAATGTGGAAGTTGTTGCTGTCTCCATAGATTCACAATTCAGCCATCATGCCTGGAGAAATACACCTGTTAATAAAGGTGGTATTGGAGAGGTGCAATTCCCGATAGTAGCAGATGTTAATCATGAAATTACCCGTGCATATGGGGTTGAACATCCTGCAAGTATTGCCTTGCGCGCATCATTTTTAATCGACAAGGATGGTAATGTCAGACACCAGACAGTCAACGACCTTCCTCTCGGACGTAATGTAGATGAGATGCTTCGTGTAGTTGACGCCTTGCAGTTCCATGAGAAGCACGGCGACGTATGTCCTGCCGGCTGGCAGAAGGGAGAGGACGGCATGACACCAACAGCAGATGGTGTTGCGGATTATCTATCTTCTCATTCTGATGAACTATAA
- the ychF gene encoding redox-regulated ATPase YchF, producing the protein MGLNCGIVGLPNVGKSTIFNALTSSGAASENYPFCTIDPNVGVVAVPDERLNQITEFIPPEKTIPAMVEFVDIAGLVKGASKGEGLGNKFLGHIKSVNAILHVVRCFEKEDTVHVEGTVDPIRDIEIIHTELLLADIETVEKRILKNEKLCKAGDKKLLEDTAVLKEVLEGLNNGTPLRLLSLSDEKRLCTEDLHLITAKPVLYVINVFDFEKDKGYIDTITAYAEKEGSKCVVLSGDVEAEIARMDPEEQAEYYEDMGIKESGLKRLIREAYTLLGLGTYFTAGPKEVRAWTISNGTKAPQAAGVIHSDFERGFIRAEVFGYDDLAMHKSELKVKEKGLLRIEGKDYVVKDGDIMHFRFNV; encoded by the coding sequence ATGGGTTTAAACTGTGGTATTGTCGGATTGCCTAACGTAGGCAAATCTACAATTTTTAATGCATTAACGTCGTCCGGTGCGGCCTCCGAAAATTATCCTTTCTGTACCATCGACCCCAATGTAGGGGTTGTGGCAGTCCCGGATGAAAGATTGAATCAAATAACGGAATTTATTCCTCCCGAAAAAACCATTCCCGCAATGGTTGAGTTTGTAGATATTGCCGGTCTGGTAAAAGGAGCCAGCAAAGGCGAGGGACTGGGAAATAAGTTTTTAGGGCATATAAAGAGCGTAAACGCTATTTTACACGTTGTTCGCTGTTTTGAAAAAGAGGATACCGTACATGTGGAAGGTACTGTTGACCCAATCAGGGATATTGAAATTATCCATACTGAGTTGCTCCTTGCAGATATAGAGACAGTAGAAAAACGTATATTGAAAAACGAGAAACTCTGCAAGGCAGGAGACAAGAAGTTATTGGAAGATACTGCAGTTCTTAAAGAAGTGCTGGAAGGTTTAAATAACGGTACTCCGCTACGACTCTTATCTCTTTCGGATGAGAAACGATTATGCACGGAAGATTTACATTTAATTACCGCAAAACCGGTATTATATGTCATAAATGTCTTCGATTTCGAGAAAGATAAAGGATATATTGATACCATTACGGCTTACGCAGAAAAGGAAGGTTCAAAATGTGTTGTCCTGTCCGGAGATGTCGAAGCAGAAATAGCCAGAATGGATCCTGAAGAACAGGCAGAATATTATGAGGATATGGGAATAAAGGAGTCCGGGCTCAAGAGGTTGATACGTGAGGCGTATACATTATTGGGACTTGGCACCTATTTTACCGCGGGGCCGAAGGAAGTACGTGCCTGGACAATAAGTAATGGAACAAAAGCACCACAGGCGGCAGGAGTAATTCACTCGGATTTCGAACGAGGCTTCATTCGTGCGGAGGTCTTTGGATACGATGATCTTGCAATGCACAAATCTGAACTAAAGGTGAAGGAAAAGGGGCTCTTAAGAATTGAAGGAAAAGATTACGTGGTAAAAGATGGTGACATTATGCATTTTCGATTTAATGTATAA
- a CDS encoding Glu/Leu/Phe/Val family dehydrogenase: MPFLKSVLKQYDLVVDKLELPDGVRERLRHPKRSLIVSIPIEMDNGMINVYKGYRVQHDITLGPSKGGIRYHPNVNLEEVTALAMLMSWKCALMKLPYGGAKGGVCCTPAAMSLKEKERLTRRFTSEIIWAIGPEEDIPAPDMNTNMQTMAWMMDTYSMLKGHTTLGVVTGKPLVLGGSLGREEGTGRGVYYMVEESAKIMGKELKGLRVAIQGFGNVGSTAARLLFEQGSKVIAVSDSNGGIYNRNGIDIENLIQHVNENKAISHYPDVEIITNQDLLTIDCDALIPASVEGQITRYNAGNVKAGVIVEGANGPTTPEADMILSERNVRVIPDILANAGGVVISYFEWVQDLQFYFWKENEIQHRLKEIMAEIFNTVLSMSQKRKIDMRMAAWTLGINRIAEAQKIRGLYP, translated from the coding sequence ATGCCTTTTCTAAAATCTGTTTTAAAACAATATGACCTTGTAGTTGATAAGCTCGAACTTCCTGACGGTGTTCGAGAAAGGCTACGACATCCCAAACGTTCACTTATTGTATCCATTCCTATTGAAATGGATAATGGTATGATCAATGTATATAAAGGATATAGAGTACAGCATGATATTACATTGGGACCGTCAAAGGGAGGGATTCGATATCACCCTAACGTGAATCTTGAAGAAGTAACAGCGCTTGCCATGTTGATGAGTTGGAAATGCGCATTGATGAAGCTTCCATACGGTGGAGCAAAAGGGGGAGTTTGTTGTACCCCAGCTGCGATGTCCCTGAAAGAAAAAGAGCGACTTACCAGAAGATTTACCTCTGAAATTATCTGGGCTATTGGCCCGGAAGAAGATATTCCCGCCCCAGATATGAATACTAATATGCAGACGATGGCATGGATGATGGACACGTATAGCATGTTGAAAGGCCATACTACTTTAGGAGTTGTAACGGGAAAACCGTTGGTTTTAGGGGGGTCTTTGGGAAGAGAGGAAGGAACGGGAAGAGGTGTTTATTACATGGTAGAAGAGTCAGCAAAGATCATGGGAAAAGAGCTTAAAGGACTTCGAGTTGCTATACAAGGTTTCGGAAATGTTGGATCGACAGCAGCCAGGCTGCTTTTCGAACAAGGAAGTAAAGTTATCGCGGTCAGTGATAGCAATGGAGGAATTTATAATAGAAATGGGATTGATATTGAAAACCTGATTCAACACGTTAATGAAAACAAGGCAATCTCCCATTATCCGGACGTCGAAATAATTACAAACCAAGACCTCCTCACTATAGATTGTGATGCCTTGATACCCGCGTCGGTAGAGGGACAAATTACCAGATATAACGCGGGCAATGTTAAAGCAGGAGTAATAGTTGAAGGTGCAAACGGACCTACAACACCCGAAGCAGACATGATTTTGTCCGAACGGAATGTTAGAGTAATACCCGATATATTGGCAAATGCTGGAGGCGTGGTTATTTCATATTTTGAGTGGGTACAGGACCTTCAATTTTATTTCTGGAAGGAGAATGAAATACAGCATCGATTGAAAGAGATAATGGCAGAAATATTTAATACTGTTTTGTCAATGTCACAAAAAAGAAAAATTGATATGAGGATGGCAGCTTGGACGCTTGGTATCAACCGCATTGCAGAGGCACAGAAAATCAGAGGATTGTATCCATGA
- a CDS encoding GFA family protein, which yields MSSKVPGSGVQKERRYVVQIMKKEFGEEYASITDVGFTAKYRATCFCNAIEYEVASDPVDAKICHCLGCQKLHGAPMQWAAIFHKHDVRITKGIEHLRFYNSELGKYERILPCKVSCACCGTLIADEGRNMWLAFPSLFDFGGTSKVPEKFKPTCHIFYGMRIIDIDDDLPKWLGHKNKSRKL from the coding sequence GTGTCTTCCAAGGTGCCTGGTAGTGGTGTGCAGAAAGAAAGGAGATATGTCGTCCAGATTATGAAAAAAGAATTCGGAGAAGAATATGCATCGATTACAGATGTTGGTTTTACCGCAAAGTACCGGGCAACCTGTTTCTGTAATGCGATAGAATATGAAGTAGCGTCTGACCCTGTTGATGCAAAAATATGTCACTGCCTTGGATGCCAGAAATTACATGGCGCACCTATGCAGTGGGCAGCGATATTTCATAAACATGACGTCAGAATAACAAAAGGTATAGAGCACCTGCGCTTTTATAACAGTGAGTTGGGCAAATATGAGAGGATCCTTCCCTGTAAGGTTAGCTGTGCCTGTTGTGGGACGCTCATCGCCGATGAAGGACGTAATATGTGGCTTGCGTTTCCCTCCCTCTTTGATTTTGGAGGTACGTCTAAAGTTCCGGAGAAATTCAAACCAACGTGTCATATTTTCTATGGCATGCGTATTATCGACATTGATGATGATCTACCTAAGTGGTTGGGTCACAAGAACAAGTCAAGGAAATTGTAA
- a CDS encoding class I SAM-dependent rRNA methyltransferase, with protein sequence MKLNSTKPGLKTLCPSRLLCQRIKDGLPRLIIDRLPGSEGFTETGWCKLRDSQGAFLSWGVVDPANNTIHLISSSENDPSVDLVSRFENALNKRSAMEALNGEVVRLVNGPGDNLSGFTLDSYGDTLLLSLESWALSDLVDYHFHKVMATLKPEHIILKVREKGRKPKGRIPERALLGLPVKGKISVKESGINYLVRPMGSLDTGLFFDLRGARREFALNAKDKSVLNLFSYTSAFSLASALGGARQVVSVDTSPECHNWARENFKLNNLDPEEERFRFIKDNVFHYIEKLVKRSEFFDRIVLDPPVRSIVGTGRFFLKSDLYKLVASCLTILSPKGRLLVTDNTMQGTENRLAQQVNKGSERAGISCSIIKIFEPEPDFPVHPLWPKGQGVVSMEVERS encoded by the coding sequence ATGAAATTAAACTCAACTAAACCAGGATTGAAAACACTTTGTCCTTCGCGTCTTCTTTGCCAACGTATCAAGGACGGTTTACCCCGTCTTATTATTGATCGCTTACCGGGAAGTGAGGGATTTACAGAAACAGGTTGGTGTAAGCTTCGGGACAGCCAGGGTGCATTTCTAAGTTGGGGTGTTGTTGACCCAGCTAACAATACCATACATCTGATCTCAAGTAGTGAAAATGACCCCAGCGTGGACCTTGTTTCACGGTTTGAGAATGCTTTAAATAAACGCTCTGCTATGGAAGCGCTAAATGGGGAAGTAGTCCGTCTCGTTAATGGACCCGGCGACAATCTTTCCGGATTCACTCTCGATTCTTATGGAGACACGCTGTTGCTATCATTGGAAAGTTGGGCGTTGTCAGACCTGGTTGATTATCATTTTCACAAAGTTATGGCTACTTTGAAACCTGAGCACATTATCCTCAAGGTCCGCGAGAAAGGACGCAAGCCCAAAGGTAGAATTCCGGAACGCGCTTTGCTCGGGTTGCCTGTAAAAGGAAAAATCAGCGTTAAGGAAAGTGGAATCAACTATCTTGTGCGGCCGATGGGCAGCCTGGATACTGGACTGTTTTTTGATTTAAGGGGTGCAAGGCGAGAGTTTGCTCTGAACGCAAAGGACAAGAGTGTATTAAATCTTTTTTCTTACACCTCAGCTTTCAGCCTGGCATCTGCCCTGGGAGGGGCGCGTCAGGTGGTTTCGGTCGATACATCACCGGAATGCCATAATTGGGCCAGGGAGAATTTCAAACTTAACAACCTCGATCCCGAGGAAGAAAGATTTCGTTTCATCAAGGATAATGTATTTCACTACATTGAAAAACTGGTTAAGCGTTCAGAATTTTTTGATCGTATCGTTCTTGATCCGCCCGTACGTTCCATCGTCGGCACTGGGCGATTTTTCCTCAAAAGCGATCTTTATAAATTGGTAGCGTCATGTCTGACAATTTTGTCTCCAAAGGGACGTCTCCTCGTTACCGACAACACCATGCAGGGCACTGAAAACAGACTCGCTCAACAGGTTAACAAAGGCTCAGAAAGAGCGGGTATCTCGTGCTCAATTATCAAGATATTTGAACCGGAACCGGATTTTCCTGTACACCCTCTATGGCCAAAAGGCCAAGGTGTGGTTTCCATGGAAGTCGAGAGGTCCTGA
- a CDS encoding peroxiredoxin, whose translation MIKVGTKAPDFCLKDHGDNEVSLKDNKDKWIILYFYPKDNTSGCTKEACDFTETIQDYKGLNAVIVGISPDSTESHRRFIEKQGLGITLLSDPDKKVHKAYGAWGIKKNYGKEYEGVIRSTFIISPEGEIAEAWSKVKVRVKRKNGETRHVDIVKERLKELQSE comes from the coding sequence ATGATTAAAGTCGGAACAAAAGCGCCGGATTTCTGCCTTAAAGACCATGGTGACAATGAAGTGTCACTAAAAGACAATAAGGACAAATGGATAATATTATATTTCTATCCGAAGGACAATACATCCGGATGCACAAAGGAAGCCTGTGATTTCACAGAAACAATTCAAGATTACAAAGGGCTGAACGCAGTTATAGTTGGAATCAGTCCTGATAGTACTGAGTCGCATAGACGCTTCATTGAGAAACAGGGACTTGGTATTACGTTGTTAAGCGATCCGGATAAAAAAGTACATAAAGCATACGGTGCCTGGGGTATAAAGAAAAACTATGGTAAAGAATACGAAGGGGTTATCCGCTCAACCTTTATCATATCTCCGGAAGGTGAGATTGCGGAAGCATGGAGCAAAGTGAAGGTGCGGGTTAAACGTAAAAACGGAGAAACGCGCCATGTTGACATTGTTAAGGAACGACTAAAAGAGCTACAAAGTGAGTAA
- a CDS encoding thermonuclease family protein, whose product MKKQIKTLSLVFVLVLVYSPIYAQQKTLVTRIIDGDIVQVLYEGLEKRIRLIGIDAPESRIDRKALKEANMSEHDIETIVEMGAKAKAYVNGLIKRGDFVTIEFDIKEMDRYGRLLCYVYLSNGKMLNEEIVRAGYANVKTIPPNIKYEDTFLNAFKYAEETKGGLWDGQ is encoded by the coding sequence GTGAAAAAACAGATAAAAACCCTATCATTGGTATTCGTTCTTGTCCTGGTATACTCACCCATATACGCTCAACAAAAAACTTTAGTTACAAGGATAATAGATGGCGATATAGTACAAGTTCTCTACGAGGGACTTGAAAAAAGGATCAGGCTTATAGGCATAGATGCGCCTGAGAGTCGAATTGACAGGAAGGCATTGAAAGAGGCAAACATGAGCGAACATGATATAGAGACAATTGTCGAAATGGGTGCAAAGGCAAAAGCATATGTAAATGGTCTGATTAAGCGTGGCGACTTTGTAACGATAGAGTTCGACATAAAGGAAATGGACAGGTATGGAAGACTGTTATGCTATGTTTATTTGTCAAATGGTAAGATGTTAAATGAGGAGATTGTCAGGGCAGGATATGCTAATGTTAAGACGATACCACCAAATATTAAATATGAGGATACGTTTTTAAATGCGTTTAAATATGCAGAGGAAACAAAAGGAGGATTATGGGATGGACAATAA
- a CDS encoding FKBP-type peptidyl-prolyl cis-trans isomerase produces the protein MKLKIMLFSALMLFIISGITTAQEDARSASTAARWSESQKMSYILGTQVGNFSKQSELEVSLEILTKGLNDVVKGSKLEMTQDEINAAMGSFQQKAQEKLQAARMAEGTENIRKGLAFLGANKKKAGVKETASGLQYKVITMGEGAKPKATDKVKVHYSGTLIDGKEFDSSYKRNQPAEFGLNQVIKGWTEGVQLMNVGSKYEFYIPSRLAYGLNGPASIGPNQTLIFTVELLDIATP, from the coding sequence ATGAAACTGAAAATTATGTTATTTTCTGCTTTAATGCTGTTTATTATTTCAGGTATTACTACTGCGCAAGAGGATGCCAGGTCTGCAAGTACTGCAGCCAGGTGGTCGGAATCTCAAAAAATGAGCTATATTCTCGGTACTCAAGTTGGTAATTTCAGTAAGCAGAGTGAATTGGAAGTTAGTCTGGAAATACTTACCAAAGGATTAAATGATGTAGTGAAGGGGAGCAAACTTGAGATGACACAGGACGAGATTAATGCTGCCATGGGCTCTTTTCAACAGAAGGCCCAAGAGAAATTACAAGCGGCAAGGATGGCTGAAGGTACTGAAAACATCAGAAAGGGCCTGGCTTTTCTTGGTGCCAATAAAAAGAAGGCTGGTGTTAAGGAGACAGCTTCCGGTTTACAGTACAAAGTTATAACCATGGGAGAAGGTGCTAAGCCTAAGGCTACTGATAAGGTTAAAGTGCATTATAGTGGTACTTTGATTGACGGTAAAGAGTTTGACAGTTCATACAAACGTAATCAACCGGCGGAGTTTGGATTAAATCAAGTCATTAAAGGGTGGACTGAAGGCGTACAACTTATGAATGTTGGTAGTAAATATGAATTTTATATTCCTTCCAGGCTGGCTTATGGTCTAAATGGGCCAGCAAGCATAGGGCCTAACCAGACATTGATCTTTACGGTGGAGTTGCTTGATATTGCTACTCCATAA
- a CDS encoding ROK family protein, translating to MYRIGIDLGGTKIEGVVLDPAGIELFRQRIPTEQELGYEHILSNIKKIYHIMSDHIGGDAHSIGLGAPGAVSHRTGVVKKSNTLCLNKKPLKDDLEKMFGREVEVQNDANCFALAEALSGAATDGSLVFGVIMGTGCGGGIVYNGSVINGRQDIAGEWGHTSIDPEGPLCYCGSRGCVETYISGAGLERLYESQFSERVVLKDIVNRYRENDYHSVRFMEHFFKRFGRALANLINVLDPDVIVIGGGVSNIDEIYTKGVEEVRKQVFSDSLETSILKNRLGDSAGVIGAALIGR from the coding sequence ATGTATCGTATAGGAATAGATCTTGGTGGTACAAAAATTGAGGGAGTTGTCCTTGACCCTGCAGGTATTGAACTCTTCAGGCAGAGGATTCCAACAGAACAGGAACTCGGGTATGAGCATATTCTTTCTAATATAAAAAAGATTTATCATATCATGAGTGATCATATAGGAGGTGATGCACACTCCATTGGTCTGGGCGCTCCCGGTGCCGTATCCCACAGAACAGGAGTTGTGAAAAAATCAAACACGTTATGCCTTAATAAGAAACCGTTAAAAGATGATTTAGAGAAGATGTTTGGCAGGGAAGTTGAGGTGCAGAATGATGCCAACTGTTTTGCGTTGGCTGAAGCGTTATCGGGAGCTGCAACCGATGGGAGCCTGGTGTTTGGAGTTATTATGGGCACCGGTTGTGGTGGAGGAATTGTTTATAATGGTAGTGTGATTAACGGAAGACAGGATATTGCCGGAGAATGGGGGCACACATCAATTGATCCTGAGGGGCCGTTATGTTACTGCGGTTCAAGAGGGTGTGTTGAAACGTATATAAGCGGTGCCGGACTTGAAAGACTTTATGAATCGCAATTTTCTGAAAGGGTTGTGCTGAAAGATATTGTAAATAGATATAGAGAGAACGATTACCATTCTGTCAGGTTTATGGAGCACTTTTTTAAACGCTTTGGCAGAGCGTTAGCTAATCTGATAAACGTACTGGACCCCGACGTAATTGTTATTGGTGGTGGGGTCTCTAATATTGATGAAATCTATACAAAAGGTGTTGAAGAGGTAAGGAAACAGGTTTTCAGCGATAGCCTGGAAACCTCTATTTTAAAAAACAGACTTGGAGATTCTGCCGGGGTTATCGGTGCGGCACTGATTGGTCGGTAG
- a CDS encoding ferritin-like domain-containing protein, whose protein sequence is MDIYKYAMKMELDGRHFYLDLANKTNNKGIKNILNMMAESEAKHYNVILSMQRNDKTEYSTDTEVLTEVKNIFERMKEEKKELNVDVSQVEFYKNALEVENNSEKFYKERADEETDPHKKKILLMLAKEEKSHCILLENLVNLVSQPETWVENPEWYHVDEE, encoded by the coding sequence ATGGATATATATAAATATGCGATGAAAATGGAATTAGATGGAAGGCATTTTTACCTTGATCTAGCGAATAAAACAAATAATAAGGGTATAAAGAATATTCTAAACATGATGGCTGAATCTGAGGCAAAGCACTATAATGTAATCTTAAGCATGCAGAGAAACGACAAAACAGAGTATTCGACAGATACTGAAGTACTAACCGAAGTAAAAAATATATTCGAGAGAATGAAAGAAGAGAAAAAAGAGCTTAATGTTGATGTTTCACAAGTAGAATTTTATAAAAACGCGCTAGAGGTTGAAAATAATAGCGAAAAATTTTATAAGGAAAGGGCAGATGAGGAGACTGATCCTCATAAGAAAAAAATATTATTAATGTTAGCAAAGGAAGAAAAAAGTCATTGTATTCTCCTTGAAAATTTAGTTAATCTTGTATCACAACCTGAAACCTGGGTTGAAAACCCTGAGTGGTACCATGTAGACGAAGAGTAA
- a CDS encoding GlsB/YeaQ/YmgE family stress response membrane protein encodes MDFILFLIIGAIAGSLAGRVMKGRGFGIIGNLIVGVIGAFIGGVVFGLLGIATYGLIGSLISSLVGSIILLWVIGLSKKH; translated from the coding sequence ATGGATTTTATACTGTTTTTAATTATTGGGGCTATAGCCGGATCGCTTGCTGGTCGAGTTATGAAGGGGAGAGGATTTGGTATAATCGGAAACCTTATAGTCGGGGTCATAGGCGCTTTTATTGGAGGGGTTGTTTTTGGTTTATTGGGTATTGCCACTTACGGATTAATAGGTTCATTAATTTCATCTCTAGTTGGTTCCATAATATTGTTGTGGGTAATAGGTCTCTCTAAAAAACATTGA
- a CDS encoding YaeQ family protein: MGSKVNILRVNLNISDLDRNYYQEHKFTIAHQPPETGIYIIARILAFTLNAHERLVYTKGTDTKHEPAIWQKDLTDAIESWIEIGETDVKRTRKACSRSKHVIIYTYKEGSSAIWWENKSSKFNLLKNLSVISLPAQALEDLALMIDRTMEWQCTIQDRHVWIINNDRTVEFDPIILKEQEL, encoded by the coding sequence ATGGGTAGCAAAGTAAATATATTGAGAGTCAACTTGAACATTTCTGACTTAGACCGTAACTATTATCAGGAACACAAGTTTACTATAGCTCATCAACCACCTGAGACGGGAATATATATAATTGCCCGAATATTGGCGTTTACTCTCAATGCGCATGAAAGGCTCGTGTACACTAAAGGGACTGACACAAAGCATGAACCTGCCATATGGCAGAAGGATTTAACAGATGCTATTGAATCGTGGATTGAAATTGGAGAAACTGATGTGAAACGTACACGTAAAGCATGCTCCCGTTCAAAACATGTTATTATCTATACCTATAAAGAAGGAAGCTCCGCTATCTGGTGGGAAAATAAAAGTTCCAAGTTTAACCTGTTAAAAAATCTGTCCGTAATAAGCCTGCCCGCGCAAGCCCTGGAGGATTTGGCTTTAATGATAGACCGAACAATGGAATGGCAATGCACTATTCAGGACAGGCACGTCTGGATTATCAACAACGACCGAACTGTTGAGTTTGATCCAATAATATTAAAAGAACAGGAATTATAA
- a CDS encoding methyltransferase family protein — translation MKEDSPLSHATGTKTPLLSKGPYATVRHPMYRAMTAQSFSSLLIPPNAGQLLFTVMVTASFLCFIPFEEHQLIKALGDEYREYMKSTPYRVFQGAW, via the coding sequence ATAAAAGAGGACTCACCGCTATCACACGCTACAGGGACTAAAACTCCTCTCCTCAGCAAAGGGCCTTATGCAACCGTCCGACATCCAATGTATCGTGCTATGACTGCCCAGTCCTTTTCCTCGCTTTTGATACCCCCTAATGCCGGACAACTACTGTTTACCGTGATGGTTACTGCATCTTTCCTCTGCTTCATCCCTTTTGAGGAGCATCAATTGATCAAGGCTCTGGGTGATGAGTATCGTGAATATATGAAGAGCACTCCATATCGTGTCTTCCAAGGTGCCTGGTAG